A stretch of the Streptomyces venezuelae genome encodes the following:
- a CDS encoding phage tail protein, translating to MSGRGSIDGLGSSAPLGAMLPAVFAEDDLAQRFVAGLDEVLAPILNVLDCLDSYFTPALAPVDFTRWLAGWVGAETDGTEPEDRLRAAVAAAAYLHRVRGTRRGLAEAIRLTFGVEPEITESGGAGWSARPLGPVPGERRPRLDVTLRLPAPTPADEHRLDSLVAAARPAHMPYTVKVTAAERNP from the coding sequence ATGAGCGGGAGGGGATCCATCGACGGGCTGGGGTCCTCCGCCCCGCTCGGCGCGATGCTGCCCGCCGTCTTCGCCGAAGACGACCTGGCGCAGCGCTTCGTCGCCGGGCTGGACGAGGTGCTCGCCCCGATCCTGAACGTCCTGGACTGCCTGGACTCGTACTTCACTCCGGCACTGGCCCCGGTGGACTTCACCCGCTGGCTCGCCGGCTGGGTCGGCGCGGAGACCGACGGCACGGAACCGGAGGACCGGCTGCGCGCGGCCGTCGCCGCCGCCGCGTACCTGCACCGCGTACGGGGAACCAGGCGCGGCCTGGCGGAGGCGATACGGCTGACCTTCGGCGTGGAACCGGAGATCACCGAGAGCGGAGGCGCCGGCTGGAGCGCCCGGCCGCTCGGCCCGGTCCCCGGCGAACGCCGCCCGCGACTGGACGTCACGCTGCGGCTGCCCGCGCCGACCCCCGCGGACGAACACCGGCTCGACAGCCTCGTGGCGGCGGCCCGCCCCGCCCACATGCCCTACACGGTCAAGGTGACCGCCGCGGAAAGGAACCCCTAG
- a CDS encoding VgrG-related protein — protein sequence MVQASFSNVVHVSIGGGKLPDHIADDLVDAWVDLGAGVPGAFRLTFRDPHGLLLGELKVKFGTKVVVSPVSAGKGAGSPLLTGEVTGMETDYDGNGTFTVIRGYDLGHRLMRQRRVAAYRNQTAADIVRKLAAQSGIPIGKVQPTKTVYEFISQSNVTDWDFLSRLADENGMVMSLDSKGMFRFVVPVPAAGAPAPSTEGEKSPFVLHAGQDVLRCRAAVTSADQIGKVESRGWDVATKRALTALAPATTTRAVAIGTTPGQAASAFKPGKLVETETPYGRQSEVKYAADALADDITSSFAELEVTVRGNPKLRPGVPVTLRDVGTPFEGKYTVTAARHVFGDDSHYQTWVTVSGRQWRSLYGLASGGGGGAAPRLPSVANALVTDVQDPLKQGRVKLRFPWLDATYVSDWTRTVQMGGKAGGGIFPLDVDDEVLVAFDRGALDHPFVIGGLYNGRDKPTPVADVPLHDGLRKKAIRHTLSDRDGNRVDLLSQTTGARKQGVRIATGNDRLTINLDRTKTEITVDSKGSVSITGSRSVSVEAGMDLTLSAGRALTIKSGGPLTMQGRGMVSLRSLGGAVNVDALGALSLKAAGAATVTAGGTVQVNAVANVGIRAASLLLQGVVLVNNKPYPIP from the coding sequence ATGGTGCAGGCGTCCTTCTCCAACGTCGTCCACGTCTCGATCGGCGGCGGCAAGCTCCCCGACCACATCGCCGACGACCTCGTCGACGCCTGGGTCGACCTCGGAGCCGGCGTCCCCGGCGCGTTCCGGCTCACCTTCCGCGACCCGCACGGGCTGCTGCTCGGCGAGCTGAAGGTGAAGTTCGGCACCAAGGTGGTCGTGTCGCCCGTGTCGGCAGGCAAGGGCGCGGGTTCGCCGCTGCTCACCGGCGAGGTCACCGGCATGGAGACCGACTACGACGGCAACGGCACGTTCACCGTGATCCGCGGCTACGACCTGGGCCACCGGCTGATGCGGCAGCGCAGGGTCGCCGCGTACCGCAACCAGACCGCCGCCGACATCGTCCGCAAGCTGGCCGCGCAGAGCGGCATTCCGATCGGCAAGGTCCAGCCCACCAAGACGGTCTACGAGTTCATCAGCCAGTCGAACGTCACCGACTGGGACTTCCTCTCCCGGCTCGCCGACGAGAACGGGATGGTGATGTCGCTGGACTCCAAGGGCATGTTCCGGTTCGTCGTGCCGGTACCGGCCGCCGGCGCGCCGGCGCCGAGCACCGAGGGCGAGAAGAGCCCGTTCGTGCTGCACGCAGGCCAGGACGTGCTGCGCTGCCGGGCCGCCGTCACCTCCGCGGACCAGATCGGCAAGGTCGAGTCGCGCGGCTGGGACGTCGCCACGAAGCGGGCGCTCACCGCGCTGGCGCCCGCGACCACCACCCGGGCCGTCGCCATCGGCACCACCCCGGGCCAGGCGGCATCGGCGTTCAAGCCGGGCAAGCTGGTGGAGACCGAGACTCCGTACGGCCGCCAGTCCGAGGTCAAGTACGCCGCCGACGCGCTCGCCGACGACATCACCTCCTCCTTCGCCGAGCTGGAGGTCACGGTGCGCGGCAATCCGAAGCTGCGCCCCGGCGTGCCGGTCACGCTCCGGGACGTGGGCACCCCGTTCGAGGGCAAGTACACGGTCACCGCGGCACGGCACGTCTTCGGCGACGACAGCCACTACCAGACCTGGGTGACCGTCAGCGGCCGGCAGTGGCGCTCCCTGTACGGCCTTGCCTCCGGCGGGGGCGGCGGGGCCGCGCCGAGGCTGCCGAGCGTGGCCAACGCGCTGGTCACCGACGTACAGGACCCGCTGAAGCAGGGCCGGGTCAAGCTGCGGTTCCCGTGGCTGGACGCGACGTACGTCAGCGACTGGACCCGTACCGTGCAGATGGGCGGCAAGGCGGGGGGCGGGATCTTCCCCCTGGACGTCGACGACGAGGTGCTGGTGGCCTTCGACCGGGGGGCCCTGGACCACCCCTTCGTCATCGGCGGCCTGTACAACGGCCGGGACAAGCCGACCCCCGTCGCCGACGTTCCGCTGCACGACGGACTGCGGAAGAAGGCGATCCGGCACACGCTGTCCGACCGGGACGGCAACCGGGTGGACCTGCTCAGCCAGACGACCGGGGCGCGCAAGCAAGGCGTGCGCATCGCCACCGGCAACGACCGGCTCACCATCAACCTCGACCGGACCAAGACCGAGATCACGGTGGACAGCAAGGGGTCCGTCTCCATCACGGGCAGCCGCTCGGTGTCGGTGGAGGCGGGCATGGACCTCACGCTGAGCGCCGGCCGGGCCCTGACCATCAAGAGCGGCGGTCCCCTCACCATGCAGGGCCGCGGGATGGTCAGCCTCCGGTCGCTCGGCGGCGCCGTCAACGTGGACGCGCTGGGCGCCCTCAGCCTCAAGGCGGCGGGCGCGGCAACGGTCACCGCGGGCGGGACGGTCCAGGTCAACGCCGTTGCGAACGTGGGCATTCGGGCAGCTTCGCTCCTCCTCCAGGGCGTGGTGCTGGTCAACAACAAGCCGTATCCGATCCCGTGA
- a CDS encoding zinc ribbon domain-containing protein, translated as MTSQTPAAGPRRDGTASCPLCATPAEPGQSFCDSCGAVLSWADHADTRAEAAGPARAGGGRASGAGTGPATAAAGHARHGDGGAGPADRGGDRSGPQTAPEAADSARAPIPRQATGPRDDSGGASTPRSAPTGSEPAGQGAPEPDRGRTEATEPVSTALDDAAPTARVPAAPAAPDDAAARARSLLVPVADPGLREAAAPSIAPVLPGRPIADRPQVRAPGRESGTEGGVPCPWCATPNRLDRHFCVVCAMPLSGGPAAPAARRPWWRRVLDFRNRETPWAGERPRLRRGFGYLMTWVLWALALALVITAIVKADNAYNAVRDHFAKRTPVGPDSVEASRFYPGHESQLAFDKLNNTWWGPGVNQSGAGEWIEARFDRPTRLLDVIITPGTSTRADKLSQSALPHRIEALITTADGKTSSRFLTLDQGAGGQSRAFRVGEVTAVRFILRSAYRAAPDKQVAIAEIEFFGPSNSNRTQ; from the coding sequence ATGACCAGCCAGACCCCCGCCGCCGGCCCCCGGAGGGACGGCACCGCAAGCTGCCCCCTGTGCGCCACTCCGGCGGAACCCGGCCAGTCCTTCTGCGACTCCTGCGGCGCCGTCCTCAGCTGGGCCGACCACGCGGACACGCGTGCCGAGGCGGCCGGCCCGGCCCGCGCCGGGGGCGGCCGGGCGTCCGGTGCGGGAACCGGTCCCGCCACGGCAGCCGCGGGGCATGCCCGTCACGGTGACGGCGGTGCGGGGCCCGCCGACCGGGGCGGTGACCGGTCCGGGCCGCAGACCGCGCCCGAGGCGGCGGACTCGGCCCGCGCGCCGATCCCCCGGCAGGCCACGGGGCCGCGGGACGACTCCGGTGGCGCGAGCACGCCCCGCTCCGCCCCGACCGGGTCCGAGCCCGCCGGGCAAGGCGCCCCCGAGCCGGACAGGGGCCGCACGGAGGCAACCGAGCCCGTCTCGACCGCGCTGGACGACGCCGCCCCCACCGCACGCGTGCCCGCCGCCCCCGCCGCCCCGGACGACGCGGCTGCCCGCGCCAGGTCCCTGCTCGTGCCGGTCGCCGATCCCGGACTCCGGGAGGCGGCGGCGCCCTCCATAGCGCCTGTACTGCCGGGCCGCCCGATCGCGGACCGCCCGCAGGTCCGCGCCCCGGGCCGGGAGTCCGGCACCGAGGGCGGCGTGCCCTGTCCCTGGTGCGCCACGCCCAACCGGCTCGACCGGCACTTCTGCGTGGTGTGCGCCATGCCGCTGTCCGGCGGCCCCGCGGCCCCCGCCGCCCGCCGCCCCTGGTGGCGGCGCGTCCTGGACTTCCGCAACCGGGAGACGCCGTGGGCCGGCGAGCGGCCACGCCTGCGGCGCGGCTTCGGGTACCTCATGACCTGGGTGCTCTGGGCCCTGGCGCTGGCCCTGGTGATCACCGCCATCGTCAAAGCCGACAACGCCTACAACGCCGTCCGCGACCACTTCGCCAAGCGCACCCCGGTCGGGCCGGACTCCGTCGAGGCCTCGCGGTTCTACCCGGGCCACGAGTCCCAGCTCGCCTTCGACAAGCTGAACAACACGTGGTGGGGCCCCGGGGTCAACCAGTCCGGCGCGGGGGAGTGGATCGAGGCCCGCTTCGACCGGCCCACCCGGCTGCTCGACGTCATCATCACGCCGGGCACCTCCACCCGCGCCGACAAGCTCTCCCAGTCGGCCCTGCCGCACCGCATCGAGGCCCTGATCACCACCGCCGACGGCAAGACGTCCAGCCGCTTCCTCACCCTCGACCAGGGCGCGGGGGGCCAGAGCCGTGCGTTCCGCGTCGGCGAGGTCACCGCCGTGCGCTTCATCCTGCGCTCGGCCTACAGGGCAGCGCCCGACAAGCAAGTCGCCATCGCCGAGATCGAGTTCTTCGGCCCGTCCAACAGCAACCGCACGCAGTAG
- a CDS encoding phage tail sheath subtilisin-like domain-containing protein, whose protein sequence is MPSYLSPGVYVEEVASGSRPIEGVGTSVAAFVGLAPTGPLNEPTLVTNWTQYVTSFGDFTEGYYLAHSVYGFFNNGGSAAYVVRVGGAPGGAAVESASPAAVQGTTPPAALPAGEPLQLGTFTVVAAAPGSLSVEVADPEGEGPAERFKLIVKDGSKVAETFDVTAKKGSRNYVVTQVKEHSKLISVQEAAPAGQLARPENQTVALVAPAPAQTPAPATPAGSDVVSHPGPAQYLGDSADRTGFGGLEAVDEVSMVAVPDLMSAYQRGAIDLESVKAVQLGLIAHCELMGDRVAIIDPPPGLNARRIRVWRQETAGYDSKYAALYYPWIKAFDPASGQSRMVPPSGHVAGIWARNDAERGVHKAPANEVVRGAVDLEMQITRGEQGLLNPIGVNCIRAFPGRGIRIWGARTLSSDPAWRYLNVRRYFNYLEESILIGTQWVVFEPNDHNLWARIRRNVSAFLVNEWRNGALFGARPEEAYYVKCDEETNPPESVDLGRVICEIGIAPVKPAEFVIFRLAQFSSGSGELEE, encoded by the coding sequence ATGCCGTCCTACCTGTCGCCGGGCGTATACGTCGAGGAGGTGGCCAGCGGCTCCCGCCCCATCGAAGGGGTGGGCACCTCGGTGGCCGCCTTCGTGGGTCTCGCACCGACCGGTCCGCTCAACGAGCCGACGCTGGTTACCAACTGGACCCAGTACGTCACGTCCTTCGGTGACTTCACCGAGGGCTACTACCTGGCGCACAGCGTCTACGGCTTCTTCAACAACGGCGGCTCGGCCGCCTATGTCGTCCGCGTCGGCGGCGCCCCCGGCGGTGCCGCCGTTGAGTCCGCTTCCCCCGCCGCGGTGCAGGGCACCACGCCGCCGGCCGCGCTGCCGGCCGGTGAGCCGCTGCAGCTCGGCACCTTCACGGTGGTGGCGGCGGCGCCCGGTTCGCTGAGCGTCGAGGTCGCCGACCCGGAGGGCGAGGGCCCCGCCGAGCGGTTCAAGCTGATCGTCAAGGACGGCTCCAAGGTCGCCGAGACCTTCGACGTGACCGCCAAGAAGGGCAGCCGCAACTACGTCGTCACGCAGGTCAAGGAGCACTCCAAGCTCATCAGCGTGCAGGAGGCGGCCCCCGCCGGCCAGCTGGCGCGACCCGAGAACCAGACCGTCGCGCTGGTGGCCCCGGCCCCCGCGCAGACCCCCGCGCCCGCCACCCCGGCCGGGTCGGACGTCGTATCCCACCCCGGCCCCGCCCAGTACCTCGGCGACTCGGCCGACCGCACCGGCTTCGGCGGCCTGGAGGCCGTGGACGAGGTCTCGATGGTCGCCGTCCCCGACCTCATGTCCGCCTACCAGCGCGGCGCGATCGACCTGGAGTCGGTCAAGGCGGTGCAGCTCGGCCTGATCGCGCACTGCGAGCTGATGGGCGACCGCGTCGCCATCATCGACCCGCCGCCCGGTCTGAACGCCCGCCGGATCCGTGTCTGGCGACAGGAGACCGCGGGCTACGACTCCAAGTACGCGGCGCTGTACTACCCCTGGATCAAGGCCTTCGACCCGGCGAGCGGCCAGTCCCGAATGGTCCCGCCGAGCGGTCACGTCGCCGGGATCTGGGCGCGCAACGACGCCGAGCGCGGCGTGCACAAGGCGCCCGCCAACGAGGTCGTACGAGGCGCCGTGGACCTGGAGATGCAGATCACCCGCGGTGAGCAGGGCCTGCTCAACCCCATCGGCGTCAACTGCATCCGGGCCTTCCCGGGTCGCGGCATCCGCATCTGGGGCGCCCGCACCCTGTCCTCCGACCCGGCCTGGCGCTACCTGAACGTGCGCCGCTACTTCAACTACCTGGAGGAGTCGATCCTGATCGGCACCCAGTGGGTGGTGTTCGAGCCGAACGACCACAACCTGTGGGCCCGGATCCGGCGCAATGTCTCGGCGTTCCTGGTCAACGAGTGGCGCAACGGTGCCCTGTTCGGTGCCCGGCCCGAAGAGGCGTACTACGTCAAGTGTGACGAGGAGACCAATCCGCCGGAGTCGGTCGACCTCGGACGGGTCATCTGCGAGATCGGCATCGCGCCGGTCAAGCCCGCCGAGTTCGTGATCTTCCGCCTCGCCCAGTTCTCCAGTGGGAGTGGGGAACTGGAGGAGTAG
- a CDS encoding phage tail protein, with product MSLQPGDALTSHNFGLQIDGVMVEYLAEVSGLSLEQDVIEYQQVSSQGKAVTKKLPGVKKAGTCTVVRGMTQSSAFNQWINESVTGNMGTARKNATIMVMDYQDNPVKRYNMRNAWCSKVDTSTVKAGEAAALTETVTITFEELVIE from the coding sequence ATGAGTCTCCAGCCGGGTGACGCCCTCACCTCACACAATTTCGGCCTCCAGATCGACGGCGTGATGGTCGAGTACCTCGCCGAGGTCAGCGGCCTCAGCCTTGAGCAGGACGTGATCGAGTACCAGCAGGTCTCCTCGCAGGGCAAGGCCGTCACGAAGAAGCTGCCCGGCGTGAAGAAGGCCGGGACCTGCACCGTCGTCCGCGGAATGACGCAGTCGAGCGCCTTCAACCAGTGGATCAACGAGTCGGTCACCGGCAACATGGGCACGGCGCGCAAGAACGCCACCATCATGGTGATGGACTACCAGGACAACCCGGTCAAGCGGTACAACATGCGCAACGCCTGGTGCAGCAAGGTCGACACGAGCACGGTGAAGGCCGGCGAGGCCGCCGCGCTCACCGAGACCGTGACCATCACGTTCGAAGAACTGGTCATCGAATAA
- a CDS encoding putative baseplate assembly protein, which translates to MALPSPNLDDRRFQQFVDDAKRYIQQRAPEWTDHNVSDPGVTLVETVAHMADQIVYRLNRVPEKNHLAFLDLAGITLFPPSAARTDVTFWLSGPQEEPVVLPAGTEVATTRTESEEPVVFATEYELSVVPAELLHLVLQRHGEPVADVTADLAEGKDVMCFAEAPKPGDSMLLGLSAALPHCAVALVLDSRVDGVGVDPRQPPLVWEAWTEDGWVPCEVDRDGTGGLNRPGEAVLHVPGGHTLSRTGGRQAGWLRCRVTEPLPGQPFYATSPTVRSAEAFTIGGTTGVVHAETVYDEPLGESTGLPGQRLRLAHAPVAAGDPPMLLQTAEDDGWRDWAVVPHFAASGPHDRHVTLDATSGEVAFGPAVREPDGTLRQYGAVPPQGAVIRASRYRIGGGRAGNVARGAVRVLRNSVPYVSEVVNREAARGGVDGETVEEAKARAPITLRAQERAVTLRDYEELARRAAPETARIACQEGEESEHGAYAVRVLVVPQAVSDPGGRLRFEQLVPGDPLLRRITRHLDERRLIGTRLAVGPPFYQGVTVVATVHAFRGVDADLVRQKAHDALYRHLDPLTGGADGTGWPFGRRVQAGEIFAVLQRVAGVELVDEVWLHPADPLTGKRGEATDRIDLEPSALVFSFDHRVRVIGDEA; encoded by the coding sequence ATGGCCCTTCCCTCCCCGAACCTCGACGACCGCCGCTTCCAGCAGTTCGTCGACGACGCCAAGCGCTACATCCAGCAGCGCGCACCCGAGTGGACCGACCACAACGTCTCCGACCCGGGCGTCACCCTCGTGGAGACGGTCGCGCACATGGCCGATCAGATCGTCTACCGGCTGAACCGGGTGCCGGAGAAGAACCACCTGGCCTTCCTCGACCTGGCGGGCATCACGCTGTTCCCACCGTCGGCGGCCCGTACGGACGTGACGTTCTGGCTCTCCGGGCCACAGGAGGAGCCGGTGGTGCTGCCCGCCGGCACCGAGGTCGCCACCACGCGGACCGAGAGCGAGGAGCCGGTCGTCTTCGCCACCGAGTACGAACTCTCCGTCGTTCCCGCCGAGTTGCTCCATCTCGTGCTGCAGCGCCACGGGGAACCCGTCGCCGACGTGACCGCCGACCTCGCCGAGGGCAAGGACGTGATGTGCTTCGCCGAGGCCCCCAAGCCCGGCGACAGCATGCTGCTCGGGCTCAGCGCGGCCCTGCCCCACTGCGCGGTCGCGCTCGTGCTGGACAGCCGTGTCGACGGTGTCGGCGTCGACCCGAGGCAGCCGCCGCTCGTGTGGGAGGCGTGGACCGAGGACGGCTGGGTTCCCTGCGAGGTCGACCGGGACGGCACCGGCGGGCTCAACCGGCCGGGCGAGGCCGTGCTGCACGTCCCCGGCGGGCACACGCTCTCGCGCACCGGCGGGCGGCAGGCCGGCTGGCTGCGCTGCCGGGTCACCGAACCACTGCCCGGCCAGCCCTTCTACGCCACCTCTCCGACCGTGCGCTCCGCCGAGGCTTTCACCATCGGCGGTACCACCGGCGTCGTACACGCCGAAACCGTGTACGACGAACCCCTCGGCGAATCCACCGGCCTGCCCGGCCAGCGGCTGCGGCTGGCGCACGCGCCCGTGGCGGCCGGCGACCCGCCGATGCTGCTCCAGACCGCCGAGGACGACGGCTGGCGGGACTGGGCAGTCGTCCCCCACTTCGCCGCCTCCGGCCCGCACGACCGGCACGTCACCCTCGACGCCACCTCCGGGGAGGTCGCCTTCGGTCCCGCGGTCCGGGAGCCGGACGGCACCCTGCGGCAGTACGGGGCGGTACCCCCGCAGGGCGCGGTCATCCGGGCGAGCCGCTACCGCATCGGCGGTGGCCGCGCCGGGAACGTGGCCCGCGGCGCGGTGCGGGTGCTGCGCAACTCCGTCCCGTACGTCTCCGAGGTCGTCAACCGCGAGGCGGCACGCGGCGGGGTCGACGGCGAGACGGTGGAGGAGGCCAAGGCCCGGGCGCCGATTACCCTGCGCGCCCAGGAACGTGCGGTGACCCTGCGCGACTACGAGGAACTGGCGCGCCGCGCCGCCCCCGAGACGGCACGGATCGCCTGCCAGGAGGGCGAGGAGAGCGAGCACGGTGCGTACGCGGTACGGGTGCTGGTGGTCCCGCAGGCGGTGTCGGACCCGGGCGGGCGGCTGCGCTTCGAGCAACTGGTCCCCGGTGACCCACTGTTGCGGCGCATCACCCGCCATCTGGACGAGCGCAGGCTCATCGGGACGCGGCTGGCGGTGGGCCCGCCCTTCTACCAGGGCGTGACCGTCGTCGCCACCGTGCACGCCTTCCGCGGCGTGGACGCCGACCTGGTGCGGCAGAAGGCGCACGATGCCCTCTACCGCCACCTCGACCCGCTGACCGGCGGCGCCGACGGCACGGGCTGGCCGTTCGGCCGCCGGGTCCAGGCGGGCGAGATCTTCGCCGTGCTGCAGCGCGTGGCCGGCGTGGAGCTGGTCGACGAGGTCTGGCTGCACCCGGCGGACCCGCTGACCGGAAAGCGCGGCGAGGCCACGGACCGGATCGACCTCGAACCGTCGGCCCTGGTGTTCTCCTTCGACCACCGGGTGCGTGTGATCGGAGACGAGGCATGA
- a CDS encoding GPW/gp25 family protein, which translates to MAEQFVGSGWAFPLRIGPTGGIALVSGEREIEEAIQLVLATAPGERPMRPEFGCAIHDLVFAPVNEATAGRIQHEVYLSLDRWEPRIEVTDVEVTSGSEQGVLFIDIRYAIRGTNNPRSLVFPFYVIPSHDGPGDGGSGNSSESER; encoded by the coding sequence ATGGCCGAGCAGTTCGTCGGGTCCGGCTGGGCGTTCCCCCTGCGCATCGGACCGACCGGTGGCATCGCCCTGGTCAGCGGAGAGCGGGAGATCGAGGAGGCCATCCAGCTGGTCCTGGCGACCGCGCCGGGCGAGCGGCCGATGCGGCCCGAATTCGGCTGCGCCATCCACGACCTGGTCTTCGCGCCGGTCAACGAGGCCACCGCGGGCCGTATCCAGCACGAGGTGTACCTCAGCCTCGACCGCTGGGAGCCCCGGATCGAGGTGACGGACGTCGAGGTGACCTCGGGCTCCGAGCAGGGCGTGCTGTTCATCGACATCCGCTACGCGATCCGCGGCACCAACAACCCGCGCAGCCTTGTCTTCCCCTTCTACGTGATCCCCTCCCACGACGGGCCCGGCGACGGCGGCTCCGGCAACTCATCGGAAAGCGAACGCTGA
- a CDS encoding DUF6760 family protein yields the protein MTYAADRLHEEIAYVAYHFHWSLEEILDIEHRDRRRFTEQIARLVTRAAAEG from the coding sequence GTGACGTACGCGGCCGACCGACTGCACGAGGAGATCGCGTACGTCGCCTACCACTTCCACTGGAGCCTGGAGGAGATCCTGGACATCGAACACCGTGATCGCCGACGGTTCACCGAGCAGATCGCCAGGCTCGTGACGCGTGCCGCGGCGGAGGGGTGA
- a CDS encoding LysM peptidoglycan-binding domain-containing protein: MAGNGGRGGGGGGGRKGGGAGKSLVRASLAVHEPPIGQSTTPGALMKTFTFAFNPSQLALSRRAQWKTTPTAAVRDGAVPEFMGPEPREMTVEIFLDSSGVPGSNSVMKKVEALFSCCEVTTKSIAAKQPSTPWVVFQWGAFSTARFTAYVSSVDAAYSLFSTTGVPIRATCQVRLHEIPSKTKGQNPTSGALTAQSVHRVVAGDTLQSLAWREYGDANAWRAIAEANGIDDPSGLRTGTEVVLPAAEEVGGH; the protein is encoded by the coding sequence ATGGCAGGCAACGGAGGACGAGGTGGCGGCGGTGGCGGTGGCCGCAAGGGCGGTGGCGCGGGCAAGAGCCTGGTGCGCGCCTCGCTGGCCGTTCACGAGCCGCCGATCGGCCAGAGCACCACACCGGGCGCGCTGATGAAGACGTTCACCTTCGCGTTCAACCCGTCTCAGCTCGCCCTCAGCCGGCGTGCGCAGTGGAAGACCACGCCCACCGCCGCGGTCCGCGACGGCGCCGTCCCGGAGTTCATGGGGCCCGAGCCCCGCGAGATGACGGTGGAGATCTTCTTGGACTCCTCCGGTGTGCCGGGCAGCAACTCGGTGATGAAGAAGGTGGAGGCCCTGTTCTCCTGCTGCGAGGTGACCACGAAGAGCATCGCGGCCAAGCAGCCCTCCACCCCCTGGGTCGTGTTCCAGTGGGGGGCCTTCTCGACGGCGCGCTTCACGGCCTACGTCTCGTCCGTCGACGCCGCCTACTCGCTGTTCAGCACGACGGGCGTCCCGATCCGGGCCACCTGCCAGGTGCGGCTGCACGAGATCCCGAGCAAGACCAAGGGGCAGAACCCGACGTCCGGCGCGCTGACCGCGCAGAGCGTGCACCGCGTCGTCGCGGGCGACACCCTGCAGTCGCTGGCATGGCGGGAGTACGGCGACGCGAACGCGTGGCGGGCCATCGCCGAGGCCAACGGCATCGACGACCCGTCCGGGCTGCGGACCGGCACGGAAGTGGTGCTTCCGGCGGCCGAGGAAGTGGGTGGTCACTGA
- a CDS encoding extensin, with protein MTGAGGHLPGPVQGSPLPIGTQTAQPAPTVLPVQRFPATPPLPLPPPPVVRTAPAPPPVPPPVPRTVQRAPEPKTPQLRSQSPPQPREQRPQHDPDPAPSRAHPRVTDGAFSPRSLTDFQLDELAHRLIGRITRQLRTELRLDRERVGRLRDPRN; from the coding sequence GTGACCGGCGCCGGCGGCCATCTCCCCGGCCCGGTACAGGGCTCCCCGCTGCCCATCGGCACGCAGACGGCGCAGCCCGCCCCCACTGTCCTGCCGGTGCAGCGGTTCCCCGCCACGCCTCCGCTGCCGCTACCGCCGCCTCCCGTGGTCCGTACCGCGCCGGCGCCGCCCCCGGTGCCGCCCCCGGTGCCCCGCACCGTGCAGCGCGCCCCCGAGCCCAAGACGCCACAACTCCGGTCGCAGTCACCACCACAACCGAGGGAGCAGCGGCCGCAGCACGACCCCGACCCCGCACCGTCGCGGGCGCACCCCCGCGTGACCGACGGCGCGTTCAGTCCCCGTTCCCTCACCGACTTCCAGCTCGACGAGTTGGCGCACCGGCTGATCGGCCGGATCACACGTCAACTCCGCACCGAACTCCGGCTCGACAGGGAGCGCGTCGGAAGGCTCCGCGACCCGCGCAACTGA
- a CDS encoding phage tail protein, protein MPRDLDPGSTIFFTLTIDGESLGFFNGCEGLSSTVEIEQRHEGGNNGFVWQLPSRVTFSTIRLTRPLTPDTAKVAAWISSVTTGVTRPTAQIAALRADGSEVARWGLIDVLPVSWQGPTLDPASPSVATEVLEITHHGFTD, encoded by the coding sequence ATGCCCCGCGATCTCGACCCGGGCTCCACCATCTTCTTCACCCTCACCATCGACGGCGAAAGCCTCGGCTTCTTCAACGGGTGTGAGGGGCTCTCCTCCACGGTGGAGATCGAGCAGCGCCACGAGGGCGGCAACAACGGGTTCGTCTGGCAGCTGCCGTCCCGGGTGACCTTCTCCACCATCCGGCTGACCCGGCCCCTGACCCCGGACACCGCCAAGGTCGCGGCCTGGATCTCCTCCGTGACCACGGGCGTCACCCGGCCCACCGCCCAGATCGCCGCGCTGCGCGCGGACGGCTCCGAGGTGGCCCGCTGGGGGCTGATCGACGTGCTGCCCGTCAGCTGGCAGGGGCCCACCCTCGACCCGGCGAGCCCGAGCGTCGCGACAGAGGTCCTGGAGATCACGCACCACGGATTCACGGACTGA